In Cotesia glomerata isolate CgM1 linkage group LG1, MPM_Cglom_v2.3, whole genome shotgun sequence, one genomic interval encodes:
- the LOC123270043 gene encoding chymotrypsin-elastase inhibitor ixodidin-like yields the protein MSRVILISISLIVSFVVCTHAQDFPCPGENEEFHGCGACDSTCKSDIACTMECRSGSCGCKFGYVRNDQNKCVHRNECHSSISRLGK from the exons ATGTCTCGAGTTATACTAATTAGCATTTCCCTTATTGTTTCTTTTGTTGTTT GTACTCATGCGCAAGATTTTCCGTGTCCTGGAGAAAATGAAGAGTTTCACGGATGTGGAGCTTGTGACAGCACCTGCAAATCAGATATAGCTTGTACAATG GAGTGTAGAAGCGGATCATGTGGATGTAAATTTGGATACGTGAGGAATGATCAAAACAAATGTGTTCATCGCAATGAGTGTCATTCTTCCATTTCAAGATTgggaaaataa